In a single window of the Planctomycetota bacterium genome:
- a CDS encoding sugar ABC transporter ATP-binding protein, which produces MPRPLLEMRGIHKSFPGVRALDDVALRAGEGEVVALVGENGAGKSTLIKILSGCYRADSGEVHFAGRRLGHYGPLDAQRLGISVIYQEFNLAPPLSVAENVFVGRQPRTRLGTVAFGRLRADTQRILDSLDLPLDARRPVATLSVAEQQMVEIAKAISFQARLIVMDEPTAALTEHETAKLFGLVRRLKAQGVAVIYISHRLEEVFALADRVAVLRDGRNAGEMPIAEATAERIVRLMVGRELGEMFRREPVAQGGPALEVRGLSRAASRVRDVSLAVRAGEIVSLAGLVGAGRTEIARAIFGVDRPDAGEVRVGGQPVAIRCPRDAIRAGLGFVTENRKEQGLFLMLAVRENMTSAGLDRLSRLAFVNARAERQLVGSMVEQLRIRTPSQEQRVAFLSGGNQQKVVLARWLALKPRVLLLDEPTRGIDVGAKAEVYALMGQLVRQGVGILMVSSELPEVLGMSDRVLVVREGAIAGELSRAQATQEAIMHLATGGR; this is translated from the coding sequence ATGCCAAGGCCTCTTCTGGAAATGCGCGGCATCCACAAGAGCTTCCCCGGCGTCAGGGCGCTCGACGACGTGGCCCTGCGCGCCGGCGAGGGCGAGGTGGTGGCCCTGGTCGGCGAGAACGGCGCGGGAAAGTCCACCCTCATCAAGATCCTGTCAGGCTGCTACCGGGCGGATTCGGGCGAGGTGCACTTTGCTGGCCGCCGGCTCGGGCACTATGGCCCGCTCGACGCCCAACGCCTCGGCATCTCGGTGATCTACCAGGAGTTCAACCTCGCCCCGCCGCTGTCCGTGGCCGAGAACGTCTTTGTCGGGCGGCAGCCTCGGACGCGGCTGGGCACGGTGGCGTTCGGTCGCCTGCGGGCTGACACGCAGCGCATCCTCGATTCGCTCGACCTGCCGCTCGACGCCCGTCGGCCCGTGGCCACCCTCAGCGTGGCCGAGCAGCAGATGGTGGAGATCGCCAAGGCCATCTCGTTCCAGGCCCGGCTCATTGTGATGGACGAGCCGACCGCCGCCCTCACCGAGCACGAGACGGCGAAGCTTTTCGGCCTCGTCCGCCGCCTCAAAGCCCAGGGCGTCGCCGTCATCTACATCTCGCACCGCCTCGAGGAGGTCTTCGCCCTCGCCGACCGCGTCGCCGTGCTACGCGACGGTCGCAACGCGGGGGAGATGCCGATCGCCGAGGCCACGGCCGAACGGATCGTGCGGCTCATGGTCGGTCGCGAGTTGGGCGAGATGTTTCGCAGGGAGCCCGTCGCGCAGGGCGGCCCCGCGCTGGAAGTGCGCGGCCTCTCGCGGGCCGCCAGCCGCGTGCGAGATGTGAGCCTGGCGGTGCGGGCAGGCGAGATCGTGAGCCTGGCGGGCCTCGTGGGCGCTGGTCGCACCGAGATCGCCCGGGCCATCTTCGGCGTGGACCGCCCCGACGCAGGAGAGGTGCGGGTGGGCGGGCAACCCGTCGCCATCCGCTGCCCGCGCGACGCCATTCGCGCCGGCCTGGGCTTCGTCACCGAGAACCGCAAGGAGCAGGGCCTCTTCCTCATGCTCGCCGTGCGCGAGAACATGACCTCGGCCGGGCTCGACCGCCTCTCGCGCCTGGCCTTTGTGAACGCCCGCGCCGAACGACAACTGGTCGGCTCGATGGTCGAGCAACTGCGCATCCGCACCCCCTCGCAGGAGCAGCGCGTGGCGTTCCTCAGCGGCGGCAATCAACAGAAAGTGGTGTTGGCCCGCTGGCTCGCGCTCAAGCCGAGGGTCCTCCTCCTCGACGAGCCAACGCGCGGCATTGACGTGGGAGCCAAAGCCGAGGTCTATGCCCTCATGGGCCAGCTCGTGCGCCAAGGCGTCGGCATCCTCATGGTCTCCTCCGAGTTGCCCGAGGTGCTGGGCATGAGCGACCGGGTGCTCGTCGTGCGCGAGGGCGCCATCGCGGGCGAACTCTCCCGCGCCCAGGCAACGCAGGAGGCGATCATGCACCTGGCGACGGGGGGAAGATGA
- a CDS encoding sugar-binding protein, translating into MGKIVTRLAIVVLAVAIVVVVAIGLQPKNGGKGADGGFRFALVPKSIGHPYWEGVREGMLAAAQRLGVEAAFQGPPEASIEEQLKVIEGLIVQGYDGIAISPNDPDAVKEIIKRAMAKGIAVVTFDSDSPDSERLVYIGTDNRQGGRVGAEAMAKLLDARKEDGDKLPVQMIGGRPGAWNLKERMDGFAEGVKGTRISLLDVQYNQESPDTALQVAEAVLNAQADLRGFFGSNAFAGPGAALAVKGAVQRGKIQKGQVRIVAFDTTEDILDFIEEGVIDCTLAQNTREMGRLAVEKLLEFARQFRAKKAFDRPPKGKEIIDTGVTVVWPQDVAKFRTKPAAKK; encoded by the coding sequence GTGGGCAAGATCGTGACCCGTCTGGCCATCGTGGTGCTCGCGGTCGCCATCGTGGTAGTGGTCGCCATTGGACTCCAGCCCAAGAACGGCGGCAAGGGCGCGGACGGGGGGTTCCGCTTCGCCCTCGTGCCGAAGTCCATCGGCCACCCCTACTGGGAGGGCGTGCGCGAGGGGATGCTCGCCGCGGCGCAGCGGCTGGGCGTCGAGGCCGCCTTCCAGGGGCCGCCCGAGGCGAGCATCGAGGAGCAACTCAAAGTCATCGAGGGCCTGATCGTCCAGGGCTACGACGGCATCGCCATCTCGCCCAACGACCCCGATGCCGTGAAAGAGATCATCAAGCGAGCCATGGCCAAGGGCATCGCCGTCGTGACCTTCGACAGCGACTCCCCGGACAGCGAGCGGCTAGTCTACATCGGCACCGACAACCGCCAGGGCGGCCGCGTGGGCGCCGAGGCCATGGCCAAGCTCCTCGACGCCAGGAAGGAGGACGGCGACAAGCTTCCCGTCCAGATGATCGGCGGCAGACCCGGCGCCTGGAACCTTAAGGAACGCATGGACGGCTTCGCCGAAGGCGTGAAGGGCACGCGCATCTCGCTCCTCGACGTCCAGTACAACCAGGAGAGCCCCGACACGGCCCTTCAGGTGGCCGAGGCCGTGCTGAACGCGCAGGCCGACCTCCGCGGGTTCTTCGGCTCCAACGCCTTCGCCGGGCCGGGCGCCGCCCTGGCGGTCAAGGGCGCCGTCCAGCGCGGCAAGATCCAGAAGGGGCAGGTTCGCATCGTGGCCTTCGACACCACGGAGGACATCCTGGACTTCATCGAGGAAGGCGTGATTGACTGCACGCTGGCCCAGAACACCCGCGAGATGGGCCGCCTCGCCGTCGAGAAGCTCCTGGAGTTCGCCCGGCAGTTCCGCGCGAAGAAGGCGTTCGACCGTCCGCCCAAGGGCAAGGAGATCATTGACACCGGCGTCACCGTCGTCTGGCCGCAGGACGTAGCGAAGTTCCGCACGAAGCCGGCCGCAAAGAAGTGA